The following coding sequences lie in one Palaemon carinicauda isolate YSFRI2023 chromosome 7, ASM3689809v2, whole genome shotgun sequence genomic window:
- the LOC137644132 gene encoding uncharacterized protein, protein MTCGLPYFLDARGLPDGSNSGDGGGRIGKEGCEESGSAIHLVECICKIPQLKLILNNSTSPVSSEHPSEKVYVGRPYTVLTKFFSNMYRRKVITKKLLRYLSGDKQDESQVQTVQLRRHRTECSIQTGCSSSDDSYDEICDVKVKKRLSSESSETSDSSIEGCIWAEPKVKTNASVTITPLLTTETMPGPISSSNLQKWRYQAQELSASASSSESGVSTDGSNPYGYVRYYNPEDSNFGLYKPEEIHSYGEISSGVTCSKLCSEDSPENKGYKSVSSEDSFHSATHEIIEKPMQSVAFIACEPLSDDSFSSMDVEATSHMRSKKSCSCNIKGNEYLSSNVDNFGFATSSTSLPLLNLDYICKSGDTRLEPKSMHSSVLNIPANPIILSGVLPSFDSDNLSDSTPNICNKTIYENSNSSDDVMKLEKIYSEFEPVKADFPFKSKPNVAYYVSSCSGDEMGNDGGDYYESQRKHIPVSMTVSHSEPNLSLSTPPVHCGLEKVKFSSHFVQLVCDVENPSKVCSCESYSHRSSDSGLADIVHHLEFCPLRSETPGIGRGSCLSHCSQSSQFSGAKSSRCDSSYQVRPLTPDCSGDIDSLLPTPLTTPYTSNPLSYTTDSISSLYGSGSLHYSPSTHAPILCTTYSGSNREDAVFRSGLYAHWWMKASVCPKMLALDKMKKDYLRFRTDKKPEVPPKPNFLKPSYHVRRGGIRGAVVKPMSKSTSTQTSVSLGHPVKVHIVPHSSTSTTFNTNDIKKTDHQSTPVVFVKLQEAPSHLNIHCPPSIPRNPSFESQSSQISQITVIPKLNYQTIEIGPEFQEQLAVPNRKCLNAIRRKLKGSQESSSNSNNSCYELSSLHSFNECCNRDGNPVHMRDSSEGLDVDFHRRASSQSLCAGVSDPATFTSSIYCKLQPFQSGDDRVKTTKSDRLASFGVSGADRKTGKSKPSPPPKPKNLLMSWPIQRSKSLPKLPTSSISIHKKSKDFCS, encoded by the exons ATGACTTGTGGGTTACCTTATTTTCTTGATGCAAGGGGTCTTCCAGATGGCAGTAATAGTGGTGATGGTGGTGGCAGAATAGGGAAGGAAGGCTGTGAGGAGAGTGGGAGTGCAATTCATCTTGTGGAGTGTATTTGTAAAATACCTCAACTGAAATTGATCTTGAATAATTCAACCAGCCCAGTATCATCAGAGCACCCAAGTGAGAAAGTGTATGTTGGGCGACCATATACAGTTCTAACAAAATTTTTCAGCAATATGTACAGAAGGAAAGTCATTACAAAAAAATTGTTACGTTATCTATCTGGTGATAAACAGGATGAAAGTCAAGTTCAAACAGTGCAGCTACGGAGACATAGGACTGAGTGCTCAATTCAGACAGGCTGCTCCTCAAGTGATGATTCATATGATGAGATCTGTgatgtgaaagtaaagaaaagactTTCGTCTGAAAGTTCTGAAACAAGTGATTCATCGATTGAAGGATGTATTTGGGCTGAACCAAAAGTAAAAACCAATGCTTCAGTTACAATTACTCCACTTTTGACCACAGAAACTATGCCAGGACCTATCTCGAGCAGTAATCTCCAAAAATGGCGATATCAGGCCCAAGAGTTGAGTGCCTCCGCCTCTAGTTCAGAATCTGGTGTGTCTACAGATGGTAGCAATCCTTATGGGTATGTTCGCTATTATAATCCTGAGGACTCTAATTTTGGATTGTATAAACCAGAAGAAATACATTCTTATGGGGAGATTTCATCAGGTGTGACGTGTTCCAAACTATGCTCTGAAGATTCTCCAGAAAATAAGGGTTACAAAAGTGTATCAAGTGAAGATTCATTTCATAGTGCTACACACGAGATAATTGAGAAGCCAATGCAAAGTGTTGCCTTTATAGCATGTGAACCTCTTTCTGATGATAGTTTTTCTAGCATGGATGTGGAGGCAACTAGTCATATGCGATCCAAAAAGTCTTGCTCATGCAACATCAAAGGAAATGAATATTTGTCATCAAATGTTGATAATTTTGGATTTGCTACAAGTTCTACTTCTCTTCCACTGTTAAATTTGGACTATATTTGTAAATCGGGAGATACTCGTTTAGAGCCAAAGTCCATGCATTCTTCGGTTTTAAATATTCCAGCCAATCCCATCATTCTTTCTGGTGTGTTACCTTCCTTTGATAGTGACAATCTTTCTGATAGCACTCCAAACATATGTAATAAAACGATATATGAAAATTCTAATTCTTCAGATGACGTAATGAAGCTTGAAAAAATTTACTCTGAATTTGAACCTGTCAAGGCAGACTTTCCTTTCAAATCAAAGCCCAATGTTGCGTACTATGTGTCTTCTTGCAGTGGCGATGAAAtgggaaatgatggtggagattaTTATGAAAGCCAAAGAAAACATATACCTGTATCAATGACTGTATCTCACAGTGAACCCAACTTAAGTCTTTCAACACCACCTGTGCACTGTGGATTAGAGAAGGTGAAGTTTTCAAGTCATTTTGTTCAGTTGGTTTGTGATGTTGAAAATCCGTCTAAAGTTTGTAGTTGTGAGTCGTATAGTCACAGGTCATCTGATTCTGGCCTTGCAGACATAGTTCATCATTTAGAATTTTGTCCTTTACGGAGTGAAACACCAGGGATAGGCCGTGGATCATGCCTATCCCACTGTTCTCAGTCATCACAGTTTTCTGGAGCAAAATCATCTAGGTGTGATTCCTCTTACCAGGTACGCCCATTAACACCAGATTGCAGTGGTGATATTGATAGCTTATTGCCAACCCCATTGACAACACCATATACTTCAAATCCTTTGTCCTATACAACAGACTCTATTTCTTCTTTGTATGGATCTGGTTCTCTGCATTATTCGCCATCAACTCATGCTCCCATACTTTGCACAACATATTCAGGAAGTAACAGGGAAGATGCAGTCTTCAGATCAGGCCTTTATGCTCATTGGTGGATGAAGGCCAGTGTTTGCCCAAAAATGCTAGCTTTAGATAAGATGAAAAAAGACTATTTGAGATTCAGAACAGATAAAAAGCCAGAAGTTCCACCAAAACCAAATTTCCTGAAGCCGTCATATCATGTAAGAAGAGGGGGTATCAGAGGAGCTGTTGTTAAACCCATGTCAAAATCCACGTCAACTCAGACTAGTGTTAGCCTTGGCCATCCAGTTAAAGTCCACATTGTCCCTCATAGTTCAACAAGCACAACTTTCAACACTAATGACATTAAAAAAACTGATCATCAGTCTACCCCAGTAGTTTTTGTTAAGTTACAAGAGGCTCCATCACATTTAAATATTCATTGTCCCCCTTCCATTCCACGTAACCCAAGTTTTGAATCTCAGTCTTCTCAGATATCGCAAATAACAGTTATTCCTAAGCTTAATTATCAGACAATTGAAATTGGCCCAGAGTTTCAAGAACAATTAGCTGTTCCTAATAGAAAGTGTTTAAATGCTATTAGAAGAAAATTGAAAGGATCCCAGGAATCAAGCAGTAACAGCAATAATTCTTGTTATGAATTATCAAGCCTGCACAGCTTTAATGAGTGCTGCAATAGAGATGGTAATCCTGTCCATATGAGAGATTCCTCTGAGGGATTAGATGTTGATTTTCATCGAAGAGCTTCATCACAATCCCTTTGTGCTGGCGTTAGTGATCCAGCTACTTTTACTTCCTCTATTTACTGCAAATTACAGCCATTCCAGTCTGGTGACGATAGAGTAAAGACAACTAAGTCCGATAGGTTAGCTTCATTTGGAGTTTCAGGTGCTGATAGAAAGACTGGTAAGAGTAAGCCCAGTCCTCCCCCTAAACCCAAAAATCTGCTGATGTCTTGGCCCATTCAGCGTTCCAAGAGTCTTCCAAAACTCCCTACGTCGTCTATCTCCATCCACAAGAAAAGCAAG GATTTCTGCAGTTAA